The DNA segment ACCAAGGACTTCAAAGAATTCATAGAAGATTGCAGGATGAATGAATTACCAACTGTTGGAAGGACATATATATGGACTAATAACCATGTATATAGTAGGATTGATCGAGCTATTGTAAATGCTGCTTGGATGGTCAATATGCCTCCACTACAGGCTCAGATAATGGACCCCTATTTCTCAGACCATTCCCCATTGAGTATACAAATAGCAACATCACTTGAAACTGGGAAAAAGCCATTTAAGTTCTTCAATTATCTAGCTGAACATCCAGACTTTGGAAAGATAATACAGGAGAATTGGGCCCTGACTGATGGGAAGATGGCTAGGATATGGTAGAATCTAAAGGAAATCAGGAAAGAAATGAAGAAGCTACAATGATAGAACAAATGTTACTGAGATGATACACAAGCTTAGAGTTGAACTGAAAGACCTGCAGAGCCAAATGAGGGATACTAATGTGAGTCCATAGCAGTTTGACAAGGAAAAAGTCTCAAAGTGCAACTTGAAAAATGGAGCTTCATTGAAGAAGACATATATAAGCAGAAATCAAGGGTGCAGAACATCAAATTGGGGGACTCAAACACTGCATATTTCTTTGCCAGCATGAAAGGGAGGAAAGTGCAGAATCAAATCAGAATGCTTGCAACATAGAATGGAGAAATAACCAACAATACTGAGGAGATTCATAAGGAAATAATGGGCTTCTATATGCAATAGTTGGGTTCAACGTCTGAAAACTTGCCAGCCATACACCCTGGTGTCCTATAGCATGGAGCCAAACTAAACAGGAACCAATAACTCCAGCTCATAAAACCATTCACTAAAGAAGATGTATTCCAAGTCCTTAAAGGAATAGATGATATGAAGGCACCTGGAGGGGGTGAGTTTAATTCATATTTCTTTAAGAAGACATGGCCTATTATAGGAGATGAGGTAACCGATGCACTATTGGAATATTTTGAAACAGGTGCTATGTACCAGCCTATAAATACTACCTCGGTTACTTTGATACCTAAAGTGAAAAACCCTTTCTCAGTTAAGGAGTACAAGCCTATTTCCCGTTGCACTGCTTTGTATAAGATTGTGTCAAAAATAATTACTAGTAGATTGCAACCTGTTATGGAGATTCTAGTTGATCACATCCAGGCCGCTTTTGTGCCTGGTAGAGTGCTGGATGATAATGTATTGCTCAGTCATGAATTGATTAAAGGTTATGGCAAGAAAGGAGTATTACCTAGATGCATGTTGAATAGACATGCAAAAGGCATATGACTTTATAGAATAGGTATTTCTTGAACATATGCTAACAGAATTGGGGTTCCCTGAGAAATTTGTAGGATGGATCATGGGCTGTGTTAAAACAGTATCGTACTCTATAATCATCAATGGAAGTCCTACCCCCCATTTGCAGCCAAGGGAGAGGTAAGACAATGAGATCCAATGTCCCCATATCTATTTGTATTGTCAATGTACTTGACAAGATTGTTGAAAACATTGAAGGAGAAGCCAGATTTTAACTATCATCCTAGATGTGAAAGGCTTCACATAGTACAACTATGCTTTGCAGATGACtagcttttcttttttttttttttttttgcaggggTGATGTAATTTCAGTAAAGATGCTATACATATGCTTTCAACAATTCTCTAAGGTATCCGGGCTCATTGCAAATCAATCTAAAAGCAACATTTACTTTGGAGGAGTATCACTAGAAGCCCAACATGAAATCACTCAAGCCTTGGGATTATCTATTCATTCTTTACCCTTTAGGTACCTTTGAGTTCCTTTAAGCTCTAAAAATCTTAGAGTTGGGCAATGCCAACCTTTGATTGACAAGATGCTAGGAAGGGTAATCAGTTGGACTACCAAGTTTCTGTCAAATGCAGGGAGATTGCAGCTAATCAAAAGTGTATTAACTGATGTGCAATCATTTTGGGCTCAAATTTTTCCCTTACCCAAAACAGGGCTACATAAAATTAAAACAATATGTAGAAGGTTTCTCTGGACATGGGAGGTAGATACAAAGAAGAAAGCTATGGTGGCATGGAAAAAAGTATGTCTTCCAAAGTCTGCAGGTGGCCtaaatgttacagatatgctcATATGGAACAAGGCTGTTCTTATAAAACACCTCTGGAATATATGTAAAAAGAAGGAAAGATTGTGGATTTTGTGAATTCATGAGTACTATATAAAAGGGAAGGTGCCATGGGAAAGTAAAGCAAGTCAAGCTGCTTGGACAACTAAGAAGGTGTTACCAGCTGCAAAGCATCTGAATGAAGTAGGGATCAACAAAAGAGAGGTTCCATATGATAAACACTATTCTATAAGGGAAATGTATAACAAGCTTCGTGGTGATTTTCCTAAAGTAACATGGAGGCAACTTACATGTAACAACCAAGGATGTCCAAAATGGCTGTTCATCCTGTATCTTGCAATCCAGAACATGCTGTATACTAGAGACAGGCTGAGCAAACGGGGTGTCATAACTTGTCAAACATGCTTACTATGTGAAATAGTTTTAGAAAGCCACCAACACCTGTACTTTGAGTGCATATACTTAGAAACTGTGTGACAGAAACTACTTGCATGGCAAGGGATAAACAGACAAGCGCAGGGATGAGAAGATGAGATTACTTGGGCCATTACACACGCAAATGGGAGGCAAGCACAAGTAGAGACCTATCGGACTACCTTAGCTGCTGCTATATACCAAATTTGGATGGAAAGGAACTACAGAACTTTTTAGCAGAAGAAGAGAAGCAACATAGATGTTACAAGAATGATTATTCAGGAAGTACACTATAGAGGAAGTTTGAAGCCAAGATTGTATAGAACATTGAGTAGATTAAATTTCTACCCCTAGTATAGGTCATGTAACTAGAAATAAGAGGTAGTGAGATGAGATACTTGAATTTTGGGGCCATCTGTCCAAATCGAGGTTTGAAATACTGCTTGTAAATAGATATTTTGGTAAATAATACAATTAATTACAAAAAACATAAATAATGGCATTTTCCCTTTTAAAAATGTCACATCATTGATAATTTGGTCtaatgatttttaaaagaaaaccttttcccctttttttttttgagttcgAAAATCAATTTTATGAATCACATGacagattttatttgtttattctaaAATTCTCCAAATTATTAattctaaaataaaaataacgAAGCGAATTCTTTAAAATCAAATATAACGAGAACGAATATTGAACACCCGTAAGCCCATATACCAAAGCAGGCAAACAGATGACCGTCAAAtccctatttataggccaaacaAAAATTGGTAAGCTCCATTAACGCTTTGAAAAAGAACTCGACGACATTCGCAACAATTACGTAGTCGAGAAGATTTGGTTTTGCCCAGAGAGATATACGAAACCCTAATTCGCAATGGAGAGTGCGTTCGCTAGCGCCTCGGCGATCAGCGACCAACGCCAGAAAATCGAACAGTACAAGCACATTCTCTCCACCGTTCTCGCATCTAGCGACATTCTACAAGCCAAGCAATTCATCGATCACAGttcagtctctctctctctctctcatagtTTGCTGTTTATTTATATTCATGCTATATATAATTCTCAGTTGAAATAGATATAGAGGATTTATATATCAATTTATATTTGTGCACCCAAGGCgtggcctagtggtcaatgaaCATGAGGTTCAATCCCAGCGAAGACAAAAACACTTCGTGATTTCTTTACATCTGTCCGAGCTTTGATGGACAGAGCTAAATGGTACCTCTTGTTGGTGGGAGGTAGTGCACAAGCTGGCCCGGACACCATggtctaaaaaataataatacagCAATTGATATTTGTGTACAATTATGTAGTGTTATCGGATGATGTGCCCTTGGTGGTATCAAGGCAGCTATTGCAGACATTTGCACAAGAACTTGGGAGATTGGAAGCAGAGGTTCAAAAGGAAGTAGCGCATTATACTCTCAATCAGATACAGCCTCGTGTTGTGTCCTTTGAAGAACAGGTTTGCTACTATTTTTGGACTCATATATTAATGCCTTATATAACTCTAAATTAATCTAAGTTTTGGTGCCTCAGAATGATTTATTCTACTACGGTCAGTTTAAATTGTGGTGAAATTGAAAAACATTAGGGAGTTTGTCCTATTTGCCGGCAAAGTTAATTGGTACTTGTGCTGGTGAGAGGTAGTAGGTACTCAGTGGAATAGGGGAGGTGAGCCGTTGGCTCAAGGTGGCCCAGCCACTACCGTAAAAAAAGTGTTGTAATTGTGTTTCTTTGCTTTATCTGTTGTCTCATTGGTGGCATATATGTAGTTCTAAGGTTGTAGCATTGGATGTTTGTACTTTCATCTCTGAGAACTTCTCAAGAAAATAATAAGAATACTCTATCTAGAAAATGTACAGAGATGAACATGATATATGTAGAATGATAAATATTGAATCCGGATTTCTATCATGTAAAAGGAGAAGGCCCGTATTTGCTGACTGAAATCATGTTCTTTTGTTCCCTGTGTTCCATAAATGGAATGGGAAGTACTTACAGAAAAAAGGGATGCGAAGATACGAAACAATTAACTTTCAGAAAATAACCTCTTTCTAATTGACCGATCAGATTTTAGCTTCCTAATTTTTGCTAAAACCAGTTAAAATAACAGGCTAACAAAGAATTAGAATGCAGCACATAGGGCACACCTCACATTGGGACCATGGCGTCGTTGATTATAATGGGTGTGTTTTTAGAGTTGGTACGTTGATGGGAACTGTTGCATATCTACACCTCGATTCCTTTTTGATGGAAATGATATTAAGAACTGAATTTTGTGAGAGTGGGTTATCACCAAAGTCACTGAAATATCTCTTTATCTTCTGATCAatacacccccccccccaaccccccGGAAGTCATAGTCATCTTAGAAATTGATGTTTCTCAAGTATTTTAGTTTTGAGAAAACGTTTAGACGAAGATTGGTGTTGGAAATTATTTATTTTTCTGCACATTAACAAGAGATCCTCCACATATGGGTTCTTTtggccttttatatttttaatgcaAGATTCTAAACAACATCCTATCTTTGTAGGTGTTGATCATTCGGGAAAAACTTGCAGTGTTATACGAGTCTGAACAACAATGGTCAAAAGCAGCCCAGATGCTCAGTGGCATCGATTTAGATTCTGCAATGAGGTTTCATTATATTTTTACTTATCTTTTGTTCCCTGCTGTGTCTCTTAAATTTTCATTGAAACCTGAAATCTCTATCTTCCCGGTGTCTCTTGTTCTGCAGAGTTGTTGATGAGACTTTCATAGTTTCAAAATGTGTCCAAATTGCTCGTCTATATCTCGAGGTtggatttttctctctttttctttttcgtttttcctatttttctgatGTCAAGTAAACATTCACGAGTATCACAACAGTAAAAAATCTTTTTCCCTGCTGGATGGCTCTGGAAAAATTGTATGGATTCCAAAAAGAGCAAAGACGAGTGTTTTTTGGATTAGTAGGAAACAAACTAGTTTGTACTGATCTTTTTCTAGAAGGATACAAATGAGTGTGCAGTACACAACTCCTGTGGAACTTATTCTGCAAATTGTACCAATGATGTCTATTTTCTTGACGAGTAAAGCCTTGTATGGTACTTATGTGATTTGTTAACTTTAGTGTCCCCTTGGTTCCGTTTCAAATGCATTGTTCTGCTTACCTATCAAAAGGGGAGTTAGA comes from the Nicotiana sylvestris chromosome 4, ASM39365v2, whole genome shotgun sequence genome and includes:
- the LOC138890476 gene encoding uncharacterized protein, with amino-acid sequence MVNHGGFQLYLYTEDRSHGSEVQEHETKDFKEFIEDCRMNELPTVGRTYIWTNNHVYSRIDRAIVNAAWMVNMPPLQAQIMDPYFSDHSPLSIQIATSLETGKKPFKFFNYLAEHPDFGKIIQENWALTDGKMARIW